The following are encoded together in the Populus trichocarpa isolate Nisqually-1 chromosome 5, P.trichocarpa_v4.1, whole genome shotgun sequence genome:
- the LOC7469137 gene encoding uncharacterized protein LOC7469137 produces MAYVERGVVKSQRSIWRLRTITDFFWAIVNFIGVFFSTMFSMEKTDAYRKGSGSSKKWDGGPGGPGSGPYGGGPRGPPRGLDNVRGIDHSSLPACGSCCG; encoded by the exons ATGGCTTACGTCGAACGAG GTGTTGTGAAATCCCAGCGATCAATATGGCGACTAAGAACAATCACTGACTTCTTCTGGGCTATTGTGAATTTCATAGGCGTGTTCTTTTCTACTATGTTCTCG ATGGAAAAGACAGATGCGTACAGAAAAGGATCTGGTTCTAGCAAGAAATGGGATGGTGGCCCAGGAGGTCCTGGGAGTGGACCATATGGCGGTGGCCCACGTGGCCCACCCCGGGGGCTGGACAATGTTAGAGGGATTGATCATa GTTCCTTGCCTGCCTGTGGCTCATGCTGTGGCTAA